The Streptococcaceae bacterium ESL0687 genome has a segment encoding these proteins:
- a CDS encoding asparaginase: protein MKKILVLHTGGTISMHEDENGNVRPDQTNPMNNIKVDFPDIELVVEDFLNLPSPHVSLENMLQLKKRIKEAFISEDIDSVVITHGTDTLEETAYFLDSTIERGKTIVVTGAMRSSNELASDGTYNFLSAIRVAASSNSKNRGVLVVMNDEIHSARYVTKTHTTNVSTFQTPTHGPLGLITKNSILYFQNDHEDKHLDIDSVDGQVPIIKAYAGMDGSIIDLLDPSKLDGLVIEALGAGNLPPKAFKSLERILASKVPVVLVSRCFNGIAEPVYSYEGGGVVLHQEGVLFSREINSQKARIKLIIALNAKLEGKNFTEYMEH from the coding sequence ATGAAAAAAATATTAGTGCTCCACACTGGTGGTACCATTTCCATGCATGAAGATGAGAATGGAAATGTAAGGCCCGATCAAACTAATCCCATGAATAATATCAAGGTTGACTTCCCTGATATTGAACTGGTTGTTGAAGATTTTTTAAACCTTCCAAGCCCTCATGTCAGCCTCGAAAACATGCTTCAGCTCAAAAAGCGAATTAAAGAGGCTTTTATAAGTGAGGATATTGATTCAGTCGTCATCACCCACGGAACTGATACCCTGGAAGAAACAGCCTACTTCCTTGATTCAACCATCGAAAGAGGAAAGACCATTGTTGTAACTGGTGCCATGCGCTCAAGTAATGAGCTGGCAAGTGATGGAACCTATAACTTCCTTTCTGCCATTAGGGTAGCAGCTTCAAGTAACTCTAAAAACCGCGGGGTACTTGTTGTCATGAATGATGAAATCCATTCAGCTAGGTATGTGACAAAAACACACACAACAAACGTCTCAACCTTTCAAACACCAACCCACGGCCCTCTTGGTCTGATAACAAAAAATAGCATCCTCTACTTCCAAAACGACCATGAGGACAAGCATCTGGATATCGATTCCGTTGATGGTCAGGTGCCAATTATCAAGGCCTATGCAGGTATGGATGGAAGTATTATTGACTTACTTGATCCTAGTAAGCTTGATGGATTAGTCATTGAAGCTTTGGGAGCAGGAAACCTTCCACCCAAAGCCTTTAAAAGCCTTGAGCGAATTCTTGCCTCTAAGGTACCAGTCGTTCTTGTTTCCCGCTGCTTCAACGGAATTGCTGAACCTGTTTACAGCTATGAGGGTGGGGGAGTTGTTCTCCACCAAGAAGGAGTTTTATTCAGTAGGGAAATCAATTCCCAAAAGGCTCGAATCAAGCTGATAATCGCCTTAAATGCCAAACTTGAGGGAAAAAACTTTACTGAATACATGGAACATTAA
- a CDS encoding Cof-type HAD-IIB family hydrolase encodes MDVRAVFFDLDGTLFTTTRNILPSTKKAILNLRQQGILIGVATGRGPSFVKNLMDDLKLDFAVTYNGQYIFTPEEVIRKEPIDKTSLREILSYSLSNHREVSFGGANGMSGSSLIKFGETRVAQFVNHMLPKGFSRGVKGTFQNFVRRVIPQKKDLNRLIEEPIYQVVMVATRNETEKLKERFPNVSFTRSNPYSVDIIAKDGSKVSGIKLLGEKYSFGLENVMAFGDNDNDIKMLREVGWGVAMGNSSSRVKEEAVYVTSSNNQDGIVKALDHFGLLKADRGDSLKSKDENFEKVKKFHEFMDGSLQEVPKVLSAEEASNRADFQLEELVELLYAASKGNQEEFTMLVQKMKKDIDKAYDKITSKEKDVSDTMTNEVDALVDSLYLTYGSFVLMGIDPAEVFNLVHQANMGKIFPDGKAHFDPQTHKILKPDNWEDDYAPEDRIKEELERQINIALGKA; translated from the coding sequence ATGGATGTAAGAGCTGTATTTTTTGACCTAGATGGTACCTTATTCACAACTACAAGAAATATTTTACCAAGTACTAAAAAGGCCATTTTAAATCTACGCCAGCAGGGAATTCTAATAGGAGTAGCAACTGGGCGGGGGCCATCGTTTGTTAAAAATTTAATGGATGACCTCAAATTAGACTTTGCAGTGACCTATAACGGTCAGTATATTTTTACACCAGAAGAAGTTATTAGAAAAGAGCCGATTGACAAGACAAGTCTTAGGGAAATTTTGTCTTATTCTCTTAGTAACCATAGGGAGGTTTCCTTTGGTGGGGCAAATGGTATGTCTGGGAGTAGCCTGATTAAATTTGGAGAAACAAGGGTTGCCCAGTTCGTTAACCACATGCTTCCCAAAGGATTTTCAAGAGGAGTTAAGGGAACCTTTCAAAATTTTGTAAGGCGGGTAATTCCTCAGAAGAAAGATTTGAACAGGCTTATTGAAGAACCTATCTATCAGGTTGTAATGGTAGCTACAAGAAATGAGACAGAAAAGTTAAAGGAGAGATTCCCCAATGTTTCCTTTACCAGAAGTAACCCTTACTCAGTTGATATTATTGCTAAAGATGGTTCCAAGGTCTCAGGTATCAAATTACTTGGTGAGAAATATTCTTTTGGCCTTGAAAATGTAATGGCCTTTGGAGACAATGATAACGATATTAAGATGTTAAGAGAAGTTGGTTGGGGGGTTGCCATGGGTAACTCTAGTAGTAGGGTCAAAGAAGAAGCGGTCTATGTGACGTCTAGCAATAACCAGGACGGGATAGTTAAAGCTTTGGATCATTTTGGTTTACTAAAAGCAGATAGGGGAGATAGTTTGAAAAGTAAAGATGAAAATTTTGAAAAGGTAAAAAAATTCCATGAATTTATGGACGGTAGCCTGCAAGAAGTTCCCAAAGTTCTTTCAGCAGAAGAAGCCAGTAATAGGGCTGATTTTCAACTGGAAGAGCTAGTTGAACTTTTATACGCAGCTTCTAAGGGGAATCAAGAAGAATTTACCATGCTAGTTCAAAAGATGAAAAAAGATATTGATAAGGCCTATGACAAGATTACATCAAAGGAAAAAGATGTAAGTGATACTATGACAAATGAAGTAGATGCCCTAGTTGATAGCCTTTATCTGACTTATGGTAGTTTTGTTTTAATGGGAATTGACCCAGCAGAGGTCTTTAATCTGGTTCATCAGGCGAACATGGGGAAAATCTTCCCAGATGGTAAGGCCCATTTTGATCCCCAAACCCACAAAATCTTAAAACCTGACAATTGGGAAGACGACTATGCTCCTGAAGATAGGATAAAGGAAGAATTGGAACGTCAGATAAATATAGCTTTAGGCAAGGCTTGA
- the secA gene encoding preprotein translocase subunit SecA, which yields MANIVKKLIENDKREIKKLDKKADEVEKFADEMAALSDENLKAKTSILRKRYQNGESLDDLLPEAFAVVREGAKRVLGLYPYHVQIMGGIVLHNGDVPEMRTGEGKTLTATMPVYLNALSGEGVHVVTVNEYLSTRDALEMGELYNWLGLSVGINLNSKSAEEKREAYACDITYSTNSELGFDYLRDNMVTQTEELVQRDLNFALVDEVDSILIDEARTPLIISGQAEGSSALYTRADMFVKSLADEDYTIDLQSKTISLAESGIDKAESYFDLENLYDLENAALTHYIDNALRANYIMIRDLDYMVDANQEVLIVDQFTGRAMEGRRYSDGLHQAIEAKEQVPIQDESKTMASITYQNFFRMYKKLAGMTGTAKTEAEEFREIYNMQIVPIPTNKPIQRIDHHDVLYPTVDSKFRAVVEEVKERHHNGQPILIGTVGVETSEIISNSLTKAGIPHEVLNAKNHFKEAEIIMNAGQKGAVTIATNMAGRGTDIKLGAGVRELGGLAVIGTERHESRRIDNQLRGRSGRQGDPGESKFYLSLEDELMRRFGSERVSAFLESMNLAEEDAVIESRLITRQVESSQKRVEGNNYDSRKQVLQYDDVMREQREIIYRQRKEVMTASDDLSSALLGMFKRTIDREVEGQTLGTKEVSSEAVEGIYDFAKNSLLPEDMITREELEGKTAAEINDLLFKKVKEHYASQMEKLVDPEQRLRFQKAVILRVVDGKWADHIDALDQMRQSVGLRGYAQNNPLVEYQTESYTMFNDMIGSIEFEVTRLMMKAQIHQEAPREQEQVARTTASQENLLVDNDGPKSEEEIDFSHVKRNDPCPCGSGKKFKNCHGRNM from the coding sequence ATGGCTAATATTGTAAAAAAGCTTATTGAGAATGATAAGCGTGAAATAAAAAAATTAGATAAAAAGGCTGATGAGGTCGAAAAATTCGCCGATGAGATGGCTGCCCTGTCAGATGAAAATTTAAAGGCTAAAACATCAATTCTACGCAAGCGTTATCAAAACGGTGAAAGTCTTGATGATTTGCTTCCTGAGGCGTTTGCCGTTGTTCGTGAAGGGGCTAAGCGTGTACTTGGACTCTATCCTTATCATGTTCAAATCATGGGGGGAATTGTTCTTCATAACGGGGACGTACCAGAGATGCGTACTGGTGAAGGAAAAACCCTAACTGCGACCATGCCAGTTTATTTGAATGCCTTAAGTGGCGAAGGTGTGCATGTTGTAACAGTTAATGAATACCTATCAACTCGTGACGCCTTAGAAATGGGTGAGCTTTATAACTGGCTAGGGCTATCAGTTGGGATTAACCTTAATTCTAAGTCTGCGGAAGAAAAAAGGGAAGCCTATGCCTGTGATATAACTTATTCAACTAACTCTGAACTAGGTTTTGACTACCTTCGTGATAACATGGTAACTCAGACTGAAGAGCTAGTTCAAAGGGATTTAAACTTTGCCCTAGTTGATGAGGTTGACTCAATTTTAATTGACGAGGCGAGAACACCTCTAATTATTTCTGGTCAAGCTGAAGGATCAAGTGCCCTTTATACAAGAGCAGATATGTTTGTTAAATCTCTTGCGGATGAAGATTATACAATTGATTTACAGTCAAAAACAATTTCCCTTGCTGAAAGCGGAATTGACAAGGCCGAAAGCTATTTTGATTTAGAAAATCTTTATGATCTTGAAAATGCAGCCTTAACTCACTATATTGACAATGCCCTTCGTGCTAATTACATCATGATTCGTGACCTTGACTATATGGTAGACGCCAATCAAGAGGTTCTTATCGTGGACCAATTTACAGGTCGTGCCATGGAAGGACGCAGATATTCTGACGGTCTACACCAGGCTATTGAAGCCAAAGAACAAGTTCCTATCCAGGATGAGTCAAAAACAATGGCTTCAATTACCTATCAGAACTTCTTTAGGATGTATAAAAAACTTGCAGGGATGACAGGTACTGCCAAAACTGAGGCTGAGGAGTTCAGGGAAATTTACAATATGCAGATTGTTCCAATCCCTACTAATAAGCCAATTCAACGTATTGACCACCACGATGTTCTATATCCAACAGTTGATTCAAAATTCAGAGCTGTCGTAGAAGAGGTTAAGGAACGTCACCACAATGGTCAACCGATTCTTATCGGGACAGTTGGGGTTGAAACCAGTGAAATTATTTCAAACAGTTTGACCAAAGCTGGTATTCCTCATGAAGTTTTAAATGCGAAAAATCACTTCAAGGAAGCTGAAATTATCATGAATGCGGGTCAAAAGGGAGCAGTTACTATTGCAACCAATATGGCCGGCCGTGGTACTGATATTAAACTTGGTGCAGGTGTTCGTGAACTAGGTGGCCTTGCCGTAATCGGTACTGAACGCCATGAATCACGCCGTATCGATAACCAGCTTCGTGGTCGTAGTGGTCGTCAGGGAGATCCAGGTGAATCTAAATTCTACCTATCCCTTGAAGATGAACTTATGCGCCGTTTTGGTAGTGAGCGTGTTTCAGCCTTTCTTGAAAGTATGAATCTTGCAGAAGAAGATGCTGTCATTGAATCACGTCTGATTACTCGCCAGGTTGAGTCAAGTCAAAAACGGGTTGAAGGAAACAACTACGATTCACGTAAACAAGTCCTTCAATATGATGACGTCATGCGTGAGCAGAGGGAAATTATTTACCGTCAAAGAAAAGAAGTTATGACTGCTAGTGACGACTTAAGCTCAGCTCTACTTGGTATGTTCAAACGTACCATTGATAGGGAGGTTGAAGGTCAAACCTTAGGAACCAAGGAAGTAAGTTCAGAAGCTGTTGAAGGAATTTATGACTTTGCAAAAAATTCCCTTCTTCCAGAAGATATGATTACAAGGGAAGAGTTAGAAGGAAAAACAGCAGCCGAAATTAATGATCTGCTCTTCAAAAAGGTAAAAGAACACTATGCCAGCCAGATGGAAAAACTTGTGGATCCTGAGCAAAGATTACGTTTCCAAAAGGCTGTTATCCTGAGAGTTGTTGATGGTAAATGGGCTGACCATATTGACGCTCTCGACCAAATGCGACAATCAGTTGGACTAAGGGGTTATGCCCAAAATAACCCACTAGTTGAATATCAAACTGAAAGTTATACCATGTTTAACGACATGATTGGCTCAATTGAGTTTGAAGTAACTCGCCTGATGATGAAGGCACAAATCCATCAAGAAGCACCAAGGGAGCAAGAGCAGGTAGCAAGAACAACTGCATCTCAAGAAAATCTACTTGTTGATAATGATGGACCTAAGTCAGAAGAAGAAATTGACTTTTCTCATGTTAAAAGAAATGATCCATGTCCATGTGGTAGTGGTAAGAAATTTAAAAACTGCCACGGACGTAACATGTAA
- a CDS encoding 3-deoxy-7-phosphoheptulonate synthase, protein MSFKKLSQAINVEEVRQLGQLEGQALENKKQRDKELEAIIRGEDDRLLLIIGPCSSDNEKAVLEYARRLAKLQEEVKDKIFMVMRVYTAKPRTNGDGYKGLIHQPNSMGLPDLLNGIKAVRDLHYKVIKETGLTTADEMLYPENLELVDDLVSYIAVGARSVEDQQHRFVASGIDVPVGMKNPTSGNLSVLFNGVYAAQQPQNFLFTGSEVETSGNDMAHVILRGAVTEEGKYLPNYYYDNLLRTIEMYEKMNLKNPFIVVDTNHDNSGKQFMEQIRIVRQTLINREWNEKIKKSVRGFMIESYLEDGRQDSPEVFGKSITDPCLGWDKTEALIKEIFKTEGGVEA, encoded by the coding sequence ATGTCATTTAAAAAATTAAGTCAAGCGATTAATGTTGAAGAAGTCAGGCAGTTGGGTCAACTTGAAGGCCAGGCCCTTGAAAATAAAAAACAAAGGGACAAGGAACTTGAAGCTATTATTAGGGGAGAAGATGACCGTTTGCTTTTAATCATTGGACCATGTTCAAGTGATAATGAAAAAGCCGTGCTAGAGTACGCTCGTCGCCTTGCTAAACTTCAGGAAGAAGTTAAGGATAAGATTTTTATGGTTATGCGCGTTTATACTGCAAAACCAAGAACTAATGGAGACGGTTATAAGGGTCTAATTCACCAACCTAATAGCATGGGACTTCCTGACCTATTAAATGGTATTAAAGCTGTTCGTGATCTTCACTATAAGGTTATTAAAGAAACTGGCCTTACAACAGCAGATGAGATGCTTTATCCAGAAAATCTAGAGTTAGTTGATGATCTTGTAAGCTATATCGCAGTCGGAGCAAGAAGTGTTGAGGACCAACAACACCGCTTTGTAGCTAGTGGTATTGATGTGCCAGTTGGGATGAAAAATCCAACTAGTGGTAATCTTTCAGTTCTTTTCAATGGGGTTTATGCGGCCCAACAACCTCAAAACTTCCTCTTCACTGGTTCAGAAGTTGAAACATCAGGAAATGACATGGCCCACGTTATCTTACGTGGTGCAGTTACCGAAGAAGGTAAATACCTACCAAACTACTACTATGACAACCTTCTTCGTACAATTGAAATGTATGAAAAAATGAATCTTAAGAATCCATTTATTGTTGTGGATACTAACCATGACAATAGTGGAAAACAATTCATGGAGCAAATTAGGATTGTCCGTCAAACTTTAATTAACCGTGAGTGGAATGAAAAAATTAAGAAAAGTGTTCGCGGATTTATGATTGAAAGTTACTTGGAAGATGGACGTCAGGACAGTCCAGAAGTATTCGGAAAATCAATCACTGACCCATGCTTAGGCTGGGATAAAACAGAAGCCTTGATTAAAGAAATATTCAAGACTGAAGGAGGAGTAGAAGCTTAA
- a CDS encoding phosphocarrier protein HPr produces the protein MASKEFHIVAETGIHARPATLLVQTASKFASDINLDYKGKAVNLKSIMGVMSLGVGQGADVTITAEGADADDAIAAIAETMEKEGLAE, from the coding sequence ATGGCATCAAAAGAATTTCACATTGTAGCAGAAACAGGAATCCACGCACGTCCTGCAACTTTATTAGTTCAAACAGCTAGCAAATTCGCAAGCGATATCAACCTTGACTATAAAGGTAAAGCAGTAAACTTAAAATCAATTATGGGTGTAATGAGCCTAGGTGTTGGTCAAGGTGCTGACGTTACTATCACTGCTGAAGGTGCTGATGCTGACGATGCAATCGCAGCAATCGCTGAAACAATGGAGAAAGAAGGTCTTGCTGAATAA
- the ptsP gene encoding phosphoenolpyruvate--protein phosphotransferase produces the protein MSKMLKGIAASDGVAVAKAYLLIQPDLSFEAVTVENTDNEEARLDAALAASQSELQAIRDKAVSSLGEEAASVFDAHLMVLSDPEMIGQIKETIRAKKTNAEDALKEVTDMFVTLFENMDDNPYMQERAADIRDVAKRVLANLLGVKLPSPAMINEEVVVIAHDLTPSDTAQLDRKFVKAFITNIGGRTSHSAIMARTLEIPAVLGTNNITELVKDGEMLAVNGITGEVIIDPSEAEQAEFKKAGQAYAELKATWEELKDAETVTADGKHFELAANIGTPKDVTGANDNGAEAIGLYRTEFLYMDSKDFPTEDEQYEAYKAVLEGMNGKPVVVRTMDIGGDKELPYFDLPHEMNPFLGYRALRISLSEGGDAMFRTQIRALLRASVHGTLRIMFPMVALVTEFRAAKKVFDEEKANLKAEGVEVADNIQVGIMIEIPAAAMLADQFAKEVDFFSIGTNDLIQYTMAADRMNEQVSYLYQPYNPSILRLINNVIKAAHAEGKWAGMCGEMAGDQLAVPLLVGMGLDEFSMSATSILKTRSLMKKLDTAKMQELAHKALTETSTMEEVVALVNEYAPEA, from the coding sequence ATGTCGAAAATGCTTAAAGGTATTGCTGCCAGTGATGGTGTAGCAGTAGCAAAGGCTTATCTACTTATTCAACCGGATTTGTCATTTGAGGCAGTAACTGTCGAAAATACTGACAACGAAGAAGCTCGCTTAGACGCAGCACTTGCTGCAAGTCAAAGCGAGCTTCAAGCTATCCGTGATAAAGCAGTATCAAGCCTTGGTGAAGAAGCTGCATCAGTATTTGATGCCCACTTAATGGTTCTTTCAGACCCTGAAATGATTGGTCAAATTAAGGAAACAATTCGCGCTAAAAAAACAAACGCTGAAGATGCCCTTAAAGAAGTTACTGATATGTTTGTAACTCTTTTTGAAAACATGGATGATAACCCATACATGCAAGAAAGAGCTGCTGATATTCGTGACGTTGCAAAACGTGTTCTTGCAAACCTTTTAGGTGTTAAACTTCCTAGCCCAGCTATGATTAATGAAGAGGTTGTTGTAATTGCCCACGACCTTACACCATCAGATACAGCCCAACTTGACCGTAAATTTGTTAAAGCATTTATTACAAACATCGGTGGACGTACAAGTCACTCTGCTATTATGGCAAGAACTCTTGAAATCCCTGCTGTTCTTGGAACAAACAACATCACTGAGCTTGTAAAAGACGGTGAAATGCTTGCGGTAAACGGAATCACTGGTGAAGTAATCATTGATCCAAGTGAAGCTGAGCAAGCTGAATTTAAAAAAGCTGGTCAAGCTTACGCTGAACTTAAGGCTACTTGGGAAGAACTTAAGGATGCTGAAACTGTAACTGCAGATGGTAAACACTTTGAGCTAGCTGCAAACATCGGTACTCCTAAAGATGTTACAGGTGCTAACGACAATGGTGCTGAAGCTATTGGACTTTACCGTACTGAATTCCTATACATGGATTCAAAAGACTTCCCAACAGAAGATGAGCAGTACGAAGCATACAAGGCTGTACTTGAAGGCATGAACGGAAAACCTGTTGTGGTCCGTACAATGGATATCGGTGGAGACAAGGAACTTCCTTATTTTGATCTTCCACATGAAATGAATCCATTCCTTGGATACCGTGCCCTACGTATCTCTCTATCTGAAGGTGGAGATGCTATGTTCCGTACACAAATCCGTGCTCTACTACGCGCTTCAGTTCACGGAACTCTTCGTATCATGTTCCCAATGGTTGCACTTGTTACTGAATTCCGTGCAGCTAAGAAGGTATTTGATGAAGAAAAAGCAAATCTTAAGGCCGAAGGCGTTGAAGTTGCTGACAATATCCAAGTTGGTATCATGATTGAAATCCCAGCAGCAGCAATGCTTGCTGACCAATTTGCTAAAGAAGTTGACTTCTTCTCAATTGGTACAAACGACCTTATCCAATACACTATGGCTGCTGACCGTATGAACGAACAAGTTTCATACCTTTACCAACCATATAACCCATCAATCCTACGCTTGATCAACAATGTTATCAAGGCAGCTCACGCTGAAGGTAAATGGGCTGGAATGTGTGGAGAGATGGCAGGAGATCAACTGGCAGTACCACTTCTAGTTGGTATGGGACTTGATGAATTCTCAATGAGCGCTACATCAATCCTTAAAACTCGTAGCCTGATGAAGAAACTTGACACTGCGAAAATGCAAGAACTTGCTCACAAGGCTCTTACAGAAACTTCAACTATGGAAGAAGTTGTCGCACTTGTTAATGAGTACGCTCCAGAAGCATAA
- a CDS encoding CYTH domain-containing protein, which produces MTTNLEIEYKSLLSMDEYDRLKKYFSHVPPIRQVNHYLDSTDFIMRENRLALRIRTFDDAAEMTLKVPQAIGNMEHNAKLTLKEAQDMLDQKKINENLPQLADILSILRDNKIDINQITVLGKLMTIRQETKTDIGLMALDKNTYASICDYELELEVTDARKGKKDFYNFLAEKNIEFRYAKSKVVRFLKTLDNKKS; this is translated from the coding sequence ATGACCACAAATTTAGAAATTGAATATAAAAGTCTCCTTAGTATGGATGAATATGACCGGTTGAAAAAATATTTTAGTCATGTTCCTCCCATTAGACAGGTCAACCATTACCTGGATAGCACCGACTTTATCATGCGTGAAAATCGTCTGGCCCTGCGAATTAGGACTTTTGATGACGCAGCTGAAATGACACTTAAAGTCCCTCAAGCTATTGGAAATATGGAGCATAACGCTAAACTTACCCTAAAAGAAGCACAAGATATGCTGGATCAGAAAAAAATCAATGAGAACCTGCCTCAACTAGCTGATATCCTAAGCATTTTAAGGGATAATAAAATTGATATCAATCAAATTACGGTTCTTGGTAAGCTGATGACAATCAGACAGGAAACTAAAACCGATATTGGACTTATGGCTCTAGACAAGAATACCTATGCCTCAATCTGTGATTATGAGCTCGAACTCGAAGTAACAGATGCGCGCAAGGGAAAAAAAGATTTTTATAATTTTTTAGCTGAAAAAAATATTGAGTTTCGCTATGCCAAAAGTAAGGTTGTCCGTTTCCTTAAAACTTTAGACAATAAAAAAAGTTGA
- a CDS encoding GTP pyrophosphokinase family protein, which translates to MSDMNWEEFLDPYVQTVGELKIKLRGMRKQFQKKNMHSPIEFVTGRVKPVESIIKKAKLRGVKKENLDHEMQDIAGIRIMVQFVEDVEEVLELLRKRKDFTIIQERDYIKNQKASGYRSYHVVIEYPAETINGHKVILAEIQIRTLAMNFWATIEHSLNYKYQGEFPKELKERIAKTAKIAYDLDQEMSEIREEIQEAQLLFNPPASKLNDGVGNSDDNDEYYRW; encoded by the coding sequence ATGAGCGATATGAATTGGGAAGAATTTTTGGATCCTTATGTCCAAACTGTTGGCGAACTTAAGATAAAATTAAGGGGGATGAGAAAACAATTTCAGAAGAAAAACATGCACTCTCCGATAGAATTTGTAACGGGCCGGGTTAAACCTGTTGAGAGTATCATCAAAAAGGCCAAGTTAAGAGGGGTTAAAAAAGAAAATTTAGACCATGAAATGCAAGATATAGCTGGTATTCGGATTATGGTTCAATTTGTTGAAGATGTGGAAGAAGTTCTTGAACTTTTACGAAAGAGAAAAGATTTTACTATTATTCAGGAAAGGGACTACATAAAAAATCAGAAGGCAAGTGGCTATAGAAGCTATCATGTCGTTATTGAATACCCAGCCGAAACCATAAATGGGCATAAGGTAATTCTTGCAGAGATTCAAATTAGAACGCTTGCCATGAATTTTTGGGCTACCATTGAGCACTCTTTGAATTACAAGTACCAGGGTGAGTTTCCTAAGGAACTTAAGGAAAGAATTGCCAAAACAGCAAAAATTGCCTATGATCTTGACCAGGAGATGAGTGAGATTCGGGAAGAAATTCAAGAGGCCCAGTTGCTTTTTAATCCCCCAGCAAGTAAATTAAATGACGGAGTAGGTAATAGTGATGACAATGATGAATATTACAGATGGTAA
- a CDS encoding NAD kinase, with translation MTMMNITDGKRVAIVSSGSEESKELERQITQKLRCRHVQVDSKHPDIVISIGGDGTFLQAVHIYERHLDKVRFVGVHTGHLGFYTDYLSSELDELVEAITNEQVEKAISYPLLKVKAVMADGQTFEKYALNESTVRRLSHTLVADVYISDFLFERFRGDGLSVSTPTGSTAYNKSIGGAVIHPGLKVMQMAEIASLNNRVYRTLGAPIVVSDKENIVLNLDKAHDYGLTVDQLEYKFTNLAGIEYRLDGKEVKFLGNRHSSFWRRVQESFIGDDID, from the coding sequence ATGACAATGATGAATATTACAGATGGTAAAAGGGTAGCGATTGTCTCAAGTGGCTCTGAGGAATCAAAGGAGTTAGAAAGACAGATTACTCAAAAACTAAGATGTCGTCATGTCCAAGTTGATTCCAAGCATCCGGATATAGTTATTTCAATTGGAGGAGATGGTACCTTCTTACAGGCTGTTCATATTTATGAAAGGCATTTAGATAAGGTTCGCTTTGTTGGAGTTCATACAGGTCATTTGGGTTTTTATACAGACTATCTTTCTAGTGAGCTAGATGAACTTGTTGAGGCTATAACCAACGAACAAGTTGAAAAGGCAATCTCATATCCACTTTTAAAGGTCAAAGCTGTTATGGCGGATGGCCAGACCTTTGAAAAGTATGCCTTAAATGAGTCAACAGTTAGACGGTTAAGTCATACCTTAGTGGCAGATGTCTATATTTCAGACTTTCTTTTTGAACGTTTTAGGGGAGATGGTCTTTCAGTATCAACTCCAACAGGATCAACTGCCTATAATAAGTCGATTGGTGGTGCTGTAATTCATCCTGGTTTGAAGGTCATGCAGATGGCTGAAATTGCCTCTTTGAATAACCGGGTTTACAGGACTCTAGGTGCTCCGATTGTTGTTAGTGACAAGGAAAATATTGTTTTAAACTTGGACAAGGCTCATGATTATGGTCTTACTGTTGATCAACTAGAATATAAGTTTACCAATCTTGCTGGGATTGAATATAGGCTTGATGGTAAGGAAGTGAAATTTTTAGGGAATCGTCATAGCTCCTTTTGGAGAAGGGTTCAGGAATCCTTTATAGGTGATGATATTGACTAG